The genomic stretch CGCAgcacagaaaagagaagagaggaaccAACtggcgccgaggctgcgtTGGCTGCAgtgggcgcgggcggcggagacgtgcCCGCCGGCCTCAGATCGATAAGAGGGGACGGTGCCGAGTGTGGAacggcagacgcagatggagaggcaggcagcgaagacaaGGGCTCCCCAGAGGGaacgggcgccgcagcagactgAACGCCATCggccgaagagggcgacgcagggacAGGGACGAgggaagcagctgcagcttcaAGAGGCAAAGCTGAAGACTCAGCCGGGGTCACTGGCGAACCACACGAGGGGGACGAAtccgacgccgcggcagatGATGACAGCGAATCCTCATCAGACGCACCAGCTGCGTGGGAGACCATGCTAGATACTCCCGAAGTCGTTTCAGTCGGAGGCGGGGTCTCAGCGGAGGGCCGTGCCGTGTCTGGCGGAGCCTCCCTCCTTTCCAACCCCGAATCTGCAGCGACCGGCGCGACTACGTCCCGCCATACGGAGTCGGGTGAAGCAGATTCGGCAGCgccggaagacgacgagcgtGGCGCGCTGCTGGGGAGCTCATCAATAGCGGACTCCGCGGCCGTTTCAGatgacgacggcggcggggaAGACACACCGGAAGCCGCGTCCTGCTTAACTGCATGGAAGATAGTGGCGGGCgggccttcttcttcccgctCGTTGCCCTCCGGCAGCGAAACCTGTTGGACTGCGTCAACCGGGGCCCCTGCCGGATCGGTGTGTCCGCCTCCCTCCATGGCGGCTTGCGGAAACAAGAGAGTGATGTCGATGTACTGGCTCGAGAGAGGCCGGCTCCACAGTCAGCCTGGAGAATAGACTGCGCCGCAAGCCCCGCGTACGCTCCCTACAAAACTGCCCTGCACACCCACCGTGTTCACCGTTTCAGGCAGGAATCATTCTGTCCACGGGTCGCGCAGTCCGGCACACCAGTGCGTCAGACAAGCCGCACCCGTTGCGCCAACGTCACGCCCCACTCGAGTGATTCCGGCGCGCAAAGACCTGACAGAAATAAGAGACGCAGGGCGTCACTGAGTCGAgaggcgtcgctcctccACCACAGCAAGAGAGCGACTGACTGCTTTGTCCGTTGAAGGCCCTGTTAAGATTCAACGGCGCCCTCCTTCCACTGCACGCATTGCCGCAGCACGTACTGGTGGGACGACTCCGTTCCAGTGTGCCGTCCTGACTTTGATCCTGCAAAAGCAGCTTCTAATCCCTGCGGATACCACGTACCTAATGTGCAGTGCACCAGCGGCTGACGCGGACCGCGAAACACAGAACTGAGCTCGGCCCTGagccgacgcagacagcgacgaaggcacagcggcagcgggggATCGGAAAAGCATGAAGCGGGACAACGGGGCAGCGGATTTGATATTCGGACTCTCCGTCCGCCGTGAACTCTGCAGGTTGCAAGAAATACACTCACACGTGCACGCCACACACCGGCTCATAAAACCACAGCCCTAACACTCTGAGTGGGTTCTTCGGCGCATGGAGCGACAAGAAGAGTTTGTTTACGACCAGTTAGAGTGTTTACAGAGGCTGTACAACATTTACCCTACTAGATTCACTTTGCGGTGCGTCGGAAAAATGCCAAGTTGCCGGGGCCCTCGCCGGGTGGCATCCGCATGCTGGTTGTAGCAAATGATGTGGACTAATCTGCTCCAGCGAGGAACACATACCCGAGCACGTGAAAGCAGCTCTTTCTCATCAAGGGACACGACAGCATTGCCACGGGTGCGGAAAGATTCCAAAGCAGGACAAGTAAAGTCCTCGCAATCGGCGCGCAAACTCTAGCCGGGGCCGCGAACCGCATGCGCGAGCAGAAGTCCGTCGCGCGTGGACGAAGTCAGACGAAACTAAGCTTGGACCAACCCGCCTACCACCAAAAAACGACTCAGGCAGATGGTGTGGATGGAGACGATGTGTGGAAACGCCGGGAAAATCGACCTGGAGGTCGCTTTCCGGTAGACAGCTATAGATCTCTGGAGACTGCGGCTCGCTTGTCGAGCTGCAGCCCGTAGTCCGGGCTCCGACCTCTGTTCTCAGGGGGATCGGTGTGGCAGATCTACTGCACTCCTGTCTGGCTGCGTAGGCCTGAAGGTTTCCTCTTTTGATGCCGTCCCTAAGCACCAATGGCATAACCTCTCTAGCGAATGTGAAAcgccctaaaccctaaaatGAAGTGCAGAGATAACAAACGCTGGTACACGCCGGAAAATGAGTTGCATTTGCGTAAAATGGGATGGACCGCAGAGCACCAGGTTTGTGAGGTACGCGGCTAACCCTCGCACTTTTCAGAAGAAGAGTGTTGTTGTTGTAGGAAAAAGTAGTGTGGGGTGAGCCACGTGTTGTCGATTCAGCGACTCGCATCCGAGACTCGGAACAAGCGTCGTCAGCCAGTCGCTTTACTACTCCGCCACACTCAACCCGAGGGTGCCTGTACACCAGTCCCTCCTGCCGAGACCAACTGGTCATCGATCCGATACAGAAAGCTCGGTAAAATCAGTCAGGCTGAAGCGTTCAACACCGTACTTCAGCTCCGTCTACCATGGAGAGTTCATCTCTGATAGCCgtgcgccctccgcgagtGCCCTGGTTTCTTTACCGCCGCCTCCATGCTTTGGCCTGACTCCCCAGAGAACCTGTCGCGATATTGAGAAAATCCATATTGTTTCCCCTTGAAGAATCACCAAGCTTTCTCTGTACATGATAGATGTAGCATTCTCTGGTGCAGGTGCCTCCAGAGAAACCCGCACTCGCGCCGGTTGGCGCGTGAGCCTACGTGTGCGCGAATGGGTGTAGCATGCGTGCTGGAATATCGGCGTAAGTTCGTGCTCTCTGCCACTTTCATTCAATTCCCGCCAAAAGTGCCCTGTGCCGCATGATTTTCCAAGGGATCCGAGAAACCGAACGAACTGATCGCGCGCAGCCGTCATGGGAGGGAGGGACGCCCAAATATGGGTCTGGCTGACTGCCGCGCTGCAACGCTCAATTCAAGTCTCGCGTTGTACACAGTCGCTGCAGTTGCGTATACAcactgctgcatgcgcaagtCTGGACGACGTTGAACTTAGTACTGCAAAGATGCAAGCCACCCTAAATAGGTTGAATTTGAAAAGCAGTCTCTCGGCGGGAGAGGGTTTTTCCTGAAAATTCGCTGGCCTCTCTTTCCGGACTCTCCTACGCGCGAAAGCTGGTGGAACGATTGCAGATCCAGTGCAAGGCTCTCCGACAAGCAGAACCCCCTTTGTCGAGCGATCAGCCGGATGTTTTCTGTTTCGTGGCGAATGCTTGTGCGTCGCTGAGTGTTTCTCAATCAAGCTGTGGTCGGAACCAACCTTTGGCGGCTGGCTATTTGCGGCCGCTTTCCCGGCGTGCTAAGCATAAAGTAGCGTCCTCGGTGTGTCGATGCTCCCGTGCGAAGGCGTGCAACCGGCCCTCTCAAAACGCCTTGAGAGACTCGCGGAAAAACAAGCACTGTCGACCTTCCCATCATCGGTCCTTGCGTGGCGAGGACGGTGCTTCAGTGTCTagctgtctcctccgtccGCGTGGCGGTCTGCGTAGCACTCCGCGACCATGGGTGTTCCTTCGATGCTTTCTCGTCAGAGGGGCCTTTCCCTCAGCAGTACGGTGACGGTTTGCAGCGCGATTGTTTCCAGATCGCTGAAGAAGGGTCAGGCCGGCAGagcacatgcatgcgttcCTGCCCGCTCTTCATTTCCGACGCCTGGACAGCGCAAAACTCCGAGTGCAACTCCTGtcgccccctccctcccccgaacagaggaaggcgaggtcAGGAGTCCGTGCCGGCCTagcagcgcgcgagggaagGGCAGTTTCTGCCGAGCTGCGTCCTGCGAGTCGGCTGCTCTGCTCTGTCGCTCTGGAAAAACGCCGTCAGGAGCTCGCGGGAGATCCGCTCTCTCCCCAGACCACCGCCTGCTTCCTTTCCGTTCggtgcgcctcgtctcttccCTGCCAGATCGAGCGAATGGCCGCGTTACAGACAGGGAAGAGAGGGTCTCTCGGGCGTATCGTGCGGGCTTCTCCACAGTCTCAGAGGCGTCGCCTACAAGCAAAGAGGCAGCACGCGCCGCatcgtctgcgtgcgcggagcCTTCGAATGCCCCTGGCTGCCAGCAGGACGGAGCTGCTggccgcgcagcgcttcccgaggccctcgaggcgaACAGCCTCGTCCCAGCGGAGATGGGGAGCGGCTCTGAGAACACGGGCGAGGGGGTGACTGCCTCGCCCGACGACTTCGCCAGGAATCCCGACGAAATCGTGGCTGCTCTGGACAAATACAGTGAGTGCTCTTACCGCGTCTGTCGCCATCCAGAGGCAACCAGATGGGGTGTGCAACGCTAAACCTTTTTGACTGAGACGTTTGACGAGCCGGGAGTTGACAGATCGTTCGAGAACGGATCCTGGAGACTCTCTTCTGGCGACACCGCGGTGCAGCGACCGCCCGCTCTGCGCCCGTTGTCTCGAGCGACCTTTGTAGACCGTCAGCTTTAGATCGGCAGATCAACCTGCCGCGGAAGGGGTCGCTCAGCGAGCTGTCCGCCGCCACTGGCATGGACATGTCTGTGTGTGGTCCGTTGGTGGTCTGTCTTTCGTGCGCAGTCGTCGGTCAGGATGCTGCGAAGCGGAGTCTGGCGATTTCTTTGAGAGGTGAGgcaggcagagaagaagctcgCAGCCCATTCCAGAGCTTGTGCTGCATATCAGGGCGTGCGGTCCTCTCTGAGTCCGCAGTGGCGAGCAACAGAGTGAACTTGTAGGGATTGGAATCCACGTACTGCCACGGCGAAAGTGCCGCAGTCCTGCACACGCAGCCACCGCGACTACGAAAGGAAGGTAGACCGAGtagaggcgctgctgccgacCTAGGTGGTCTACCTCATCAGAGCTGTggctcgtcgcggccgcgtccgTGGATTGCGCCGTGCGAAGTTGCCTTCGACTTGCAACTGGGAGATTCCTTCACGCTCGTGACACACGTGCACCTTTCTTCAGGCATGCATCTGACTGCGCTTTGCGTGgcgagagaagcgcctcTCCTGGCATGACCTATCCTTTTCACTTTCCAGATCGCTGGCGTCGTCAAAACGTGAAGGATGAaaagctgcggcgcgagatAGCGCCAAACAATCTCCTCCTCATTGGACCTTCTGGATGCGGAAAGACTGTAAGCAGCTTTCCTGAGCGTATGGTGCAGCATGTGCTGCCTAGGAAACGATTCCGACACAGGAGAACCTGTTTTTTTGCCTTCTCAGCGAGCCCACAATAGTCATAGACCACTGCCCCTAgtcttctcttctgtgtTTCGCTCCCGTGCAGGTTTCCTCGTTGCGAGTTTCGGTTCTCTGATTCGGGGAAACCATCTGCAGCGACTGGGCAGCTCGTCTTTCTCTGTGACGGGTTATGagttctctctcccttcatGTTGGTGCATCTTCCCCTCAGGAGCTAGCCAAGAGACTCGCCTctttcgccggcgcccctTTCGTGAAAGTCGCGGCGACCCGATTCACAGAAGTGGGCTTCGTCGGAGGTGAGAAGACGACGATTCGGCGGTGCATCTTCAGTTTCCGTGGAggttgggggggggggggcggagggcgggacGGTACCTGCCTGTCTGTGAGTTCTTTGGCGCGCGGCTGTTACTGCGCAGTGCCGCTACTGTGCTGTCTCTACAGTTGTCTAGGAGCAGCTTGTTGGGGCGAGCCCCTCTCGTGCTAACTTCGACTCAGCAGTGAGAAATTAGGAAGCTCGTCTGCCTTTGAAACTCGACCCGTTGGTGAGGGAACAGCCCTACCCATCCTATGAAGGCGAGGGTTCACGTTTGACACCAGGAGATCGAAAACCGATTCGGCCATTTGTAGGCGTACTGTATGTTTGGCGCGTACTCGCCACTGCGGACCCGCCCCAGTCGATGTGATCTTTTCTCTTGCTATTCTGTGACGCAGACGATACGTCTTCCATCGTGCACTACCTTGCTCAGGTAAGAACGTGAACTACGGGATGCCTCTCAATGTGTTCTGTtatctgcagcggcggcagagaagaagctctagctcctgctgcagcactGTAACTTTTCATTTTCCGCAGCGTGCTTTGCAGGGGGGGGGTGGTGTTGATTGCCAACGTGTGCATTCAAGTTTGGAGCGTCGTCGTTACACCAATCGCCATTGCATTGTCCATCACGAGTTGTATCGCCACGCTGTGAGCGTGAGCATGAACCAAGGCTTCACTTGACATTGCATGTCAGTCTCATGCGGACGCCTCTCGAAGATTATTTTCCTACTGTACTGCTTTCCTACCACGCCTTTGCCTGCGATTTTGTGGGCCGCCTTTTTCTTCCATCGCGGTTCGTTCGTTCTTTTGGTAGGTCTTGCCGAGAGCAGGGAGCCAACGGCGCTGAGCGCGACTGAGTGGCTGGATGCCTTCTGTCTGCGGTGCCGACGTGTGCGCAGCAAGCCTACGCAGATGAGAAGGAAAGAATGAAGAAGGTCATCTTCAAGGAGGCGGCAAGCCGTGCTAGACAGGAAGTGGTGAGAGAGCTGCCTTTCCAATTTGATTTTGAAGGCGCACGCTCTGGTTTCGCCTGTCGCATGCGAGTTTCGCCGCAAGGCGCCGATGCCTGGGCAGATGGCATCCATTGTGCGAAGGCTCTAGGAGCACCCCGTCCCCCGCCTCATCCAACTAGAAGAGCTGACAAGGCGGTAGCGGGCTAGGGGCTAAGAATATGCTTCTTGGGTGACCTGTCGCTGACGCGTGGTGCCTGGTGGTCACCAGGTGCTTGCCAGGCGCCGGGGATGTTTCGTCAGGGGCGTGCCCGCGTGTGCTGCCTTGtaggcgcggctgcgtcttgCACATGCTTAGGACTATCCGTATATGGGCATGCAGGGCGGCTCTGCTGATCTGCGCCTCTAGCATGCGCGAGTGGATTTCTTCTGCGTCACAGGCACGAGCTCTTCGGGAGCAGGGCGCAATGAGCGACTCGGTGGAAGTCATCACCGCGATGATTAAGGTGAGATGACGGGGTGCTGGAGGTcacctctgcggcgccggacCGCGTCGCGTCGCATTTCGCCCTGCTGGCCCGGCGAGAATCTTTCAGGCCGCCTCCACCTCTCGCGCGGTGTCGCCTGTGTTTGCAGGATGGACGGCTTGACGAGGTCGAAGTCGAAGTCGACGAGAGTCTCCTGTAAGGCGCGTGCAACGGCGCGGCTTGTGTGTCAATGTGCGTCAAGACGGGTTGTGTCTCTGAGTCACCTTGACATCGATATTCTTCCTTCTTTTGCCCCAGCCGGCGTTTGGCGCAGGGCGAGCCATGCCGAGGTCGTCTTACGAGGGAAAGCTGCACActcgcgccgtcgacgcccTTCATCCCGCGCAAGCGCATATGCGTTCGGTTATCTCTCGGTTGTGCCTACCTTCAGCCAGAAGCACCCTGAAGGTCCCCAAGAcccgctctcggcgctctTTTCCTCGCTGGGGAAGGCCATGAGTTCTCAGCGCGGCAATCCATTTGCGCCGCCGGGCGGCTTCCCTGGCGGGCCGtcccccgccgccttcggACTCCCCACGCCTGTGGCGCCtttcgcgcccgcggctggaggcggaCGCAACGGCAGGGGCCGCGGGGGGTCGATTCCAGGGATCTCCTTCTCGGTGCCCATCGGGCTCTTTGGCGGAAACAATCAAAAGCACGAGGCGGAGCAAAGGAAGAAAGTGAAGTAAGGCTCAACCGGCACGCGGCTTTCCCTGACGGGGTACATCCGTGCGCCAGGCTATCCAGCGAGCGGATGGACGATGCGAAGTCGCGTTTCGGGAGGAGTAGGATCTTCGAGCGGCGGTGTGCACTGCGGGAGAAGGCAGGGACACTCAAACGCGTTCTTCTACATCCGCCTGAACTGCGCGTGTCgtccgcgtgcggcgacgacTAGTGAACAAAACCTGCCACCGAATGCAGAAAGAGGAGCGAGATATTATTCAAAAGGGAGCCAGGCCACGACTTCAATCTCTGAGCCTTATGACGATTAGGATGCTGAGTCCCTGCGCAACGCATAGTTAAGGTGACACATACTACGGATATTCAACGTGTCCAACCCCATGTAGTGGCGTAGTAGAGATAATGAAGATGCCCAATTTCTTTGACTCGAAGACGCACAGGGAGGGCTACGCCACGGAGACACTTGACGACTGGGCGTAGGCCATGTCGTCAGGCGCACCTTGCGTTGCAGACTCACTTCTCTGATTCCTCCGGGCCTGCCCCGTGCCTCTGTCTCGTTGCGAGCCTCAGGGTTAAGAAGGCGATAGCTGCCATGACAGAGCACTTCGCAAATGAAATGGTAGGCGTGGAAGCCATCAGTTGGCCTCTAGCAGGGGGAAACCTCCCGCGCACCCGatgccgcgcggctgcgcaccTGGTTTCTCATGGCCAGTCCGTAGTGGCGAGGCGCACATTCTGCCGTTGACGTCGTCACAGCTCGTGCCTGATGACCCATGACTGCCAGGCACACTGCAAGTGGCGGTGAGGAGGCTCCAGGAGCGCCGCACCGGCGGCCGTAGCGGTCACGAGCTAGTTCAGATGTCGGGTTGTCAAGATGGGGTGGCGGGCGTCCTTTCTTCCATTACGCTTTTATACGCGTGCCGCGAAGGCTGCTTGCGTCAAGTTGCTGAGTTGGAATTCGAGTGGTTTCTCGTCGCAGACGGACACCGAGGATGTGCAGGAacgggcgcgagaggcggcggagaaccGGGGAATCGTCTTCATCGATGAATTTGACAAGCTGGTTGAGGAGCGCAGTGGAAGTAAGTCATGTCCAGAACAAGGGAACTCTAACCTCCCGAGGGTGGCGGTATTCACCTTGGAACACCTGCGGACACCGCCGCTTTCTGTGCAGACCAGCGAGCTTTTCTGATGCATATACGTCAGTGCCAATTAGGGAATTCATGTGCAGAGGGACAGGTGCCGCACACGCGTCGCTGTAAGTGCGAGCAAAGAAGGAGCGCTCAATAAAACGTGCAGCCTACAGTAATCTCTTTATCTCTGCTCATTTACGCTCTGCGTTTTACAGGTGACAACTCCGCTTTCAGATCAAAACGAGTGGGCGTCCAGAGAGAGCTGCTGACGCTTATAGAGGGAACGTCGGTGCCTACGCAGCTGGGGGTGATCAACACCGACCACGTCCTCTTTATCGCCTCAGGTTAGAACTGGTGCTGAGTTTTTCGCAAGCCGCTCGGGCGCGGATGCTAGTTGACACGGGCAATTGTGGCGGTCCCGCACAGGGCACGTTGCGGCTTGCAGGTGCTAATGCACGTAGAAAGATGGCAGTCGCTTACACTGTCATCTGACACATTAGGACACCCTCGAGTACTCAGATGGGATCGCAGGCGCTACCTCCTGTCTTCCCACGACTGCCGCACCTGCAGTTCGCTTGCGTTTCACTAGCCATACTTGCCTTCGCCGGAACGCTGCCCTCCTATTGTGTGTTCTAACTCTTCTTACGCTCTGTGTGCAGGATCGTTTCTCGCTTGCAAGCCTTCCGACATCATCCCTGAGCTGCAGGTGTGTGTGCCAGATGCCTACGAGGGGGGGAGCTGCCATATGTacctcctgcgcgtctctggaTCATTCACGAGTTATGTGGCTAGAGTGCTGACGAACAGCGCTCATGGGAAAAACGCTTCATCTAGGAGCGGGGTGGATTTTCTGCGCTCGACTCACTGGTTGTCATCGTAGAGCTCGTGCGTGTGAGAAGCCTCGCCTGCAAATGGAAAACGGAATGCTCGCCTCGTTGGTGGCCATCCCACCGCAAAACTCTTTTGTGACTCTGTTACCGCTTCGGATGGTATACTGGTGACTTCATAGACTGGTGACTTCGCTGTTTGGCTGTTGTGGCTGACATCGCGCTGCGTTCCGTAATAAAGTACTCGCGTGATTTGGTGCCAGAGCGCTGT from Besnoitia besnoiti strain Bb-Ger1 chromosome X, whole genome shotgun sequence encodes the following:
- a CDS encoding putative ATP-dependent hsl protease ATP-binding subunit hslU (encoded by transcript BESB_016110), whose product is MGVPSMLSRQRGLSLSSTVTVCSAIVSRSLKKGQAGRAHACVPARSSFPTPGQRKTPSATPVAPSLPRTEEGEVRSPCRPSSARGKGSFCRAASCESAALLCRSGKTPSGARGRSALSPDHRLLPFRSVRLVSSLPDRANGRVTDREERVSRAYRAGFSTVSEASPTSKEAARAASSACAEPSNAPGCQQDGAAGRAALPEALEANSLVPAEMGSGSENTGEGVTASPDDFARNPDEIVAALDKYIVGQDAAKRSLAISLRDRWRRQNVKDEKLRREIAPNNLLLIGPSGCGKTELAKRLASFAGAPFVKVAATRFTEVGFVGDDTSSIVHYLAQQAYADEKERMKKVIFKEAASRARQEVARALREQGAMSDSVEVITAMIKDGRLDEVEVEVDESLLQKHPEGPQDPLSALFSSLGKAMSSQRGNPFAPPGGFPGGPSPAAFGLPTPVAPFAPAAGGGRNGRGRGGSIPGISFSVPIGLFGGNNQKHEAEQRKKVKVKKAIAAMTEHFANEMTDTEDVQERAREAAENRGIVFIDEFDKLVEERSGSDNSAFRSKRVGVQRELLTLIEGTSVPTQLGVINTDHVLFIASGSFLACKPSDIIPELQGRLPVRSDLKPLTEENFVQILTETQYNLLDQQSALLATEGVKLTFEESGIREIARISHHLNTVNANVGARRLKTVLAKVLEDTKFEAHTRRGSEVVVTKEMVEERLRPLMEQADLCKYIL